In Heteronotia binoei isolate CCM8104 ecotype False Entrance Well chromosome 5, APGP_CSIRO_Hbin_v1, whole genome shotgun sequence, the DNA window GCCAAACTTTATTCTGCAGTTTAAATGAATAGAGTAATAGAAAAAAAGAACGCGACACTAGGCAATATTTATAAATCAAGTCCCACACAGTTCTCTGTTTCAGCCCGAGTGGTCCACCATATGAAGACCCCAGATTTTTAATAACTTCGTTTCAATAATTCTTCTACAGCGGTGTGGGCTACAACAGATACATAATGTATACATTAATATTCCATAATAATTGTTATGaagtaatattaatattttacaaTTTTTTACAACTTTGCAATTTTTCAACAGGCCAGCCTAGCGTCGGGTTCTTTTTTCCTATTATTGCATTTAACCGTCACTCCAAATGTCTACATTGCTTAAATGAATGGGCCATGGAAGTGCTTAATGGTGGCTTGATTGTGCTCTAAACCTGGGGGAAGGAATCTTCAGTCTCTGTAGAAACCGCATGCGCAGCACCATTTTGTATGGAAGGCAGAGCCAGTTCTTCTCATAAGCAACCTAAGAGAGCTCCTGAGCTGCACTGCTAGAGCTGGCAGCATGGTGTGGAGCACCTAGCCAGGAGAAGGGGTGCTATAAATGAAGTGAGGGTCTCACAGACCTATACAGCTGCCAGTTGGGACCTAGGTAGGCCCAACAAAGTGCTGGCACAATTCCACTGGGGTTTTGCTCACTCTGCGTATAGCCTAGAAAAACATTTGTCTTGTTCCATCACACCTTCTGATTGATAGCACACCAAATCTTCACAGGGAGACACGGGTGGGGGTGTACTCAGACCCAAAAGATTGGTTAACTTTGCCCCAAAGGATGATCTTTTCTTTAGTTTAAACTCTTCTCTGATTCTACAGTGGCTGCTCTCATGAGGACATTTATGTCCATTTTAGCTGTGAATGATTTGAGGGGTGCACATGCATGATCTTGTGGTctgagtgcagggcttttttccctgggggaacatggtggaacggAGTTcaggaacctcttcatggaaacaaaattctcaaaaagtatttaaagttcatgaggggcaccttgtgtttctccttcatttccctcttgagttctggaacctctttttccagaaaaaaaacccctggctaaGCATGATGCAGTTGTCCTTTCCCTGTCcttggtataagaacataagagaagccacgctggatcaggccaatagcccatccagtccaacactcttgtgtcacacagtggccaaaaaaaccaagtgccatcaggagggccactagtagggccaggacaatagaagccttcccactgttgccccccgcccccgcaacaccaagaatacagagcatcactgccccagacatatatTCTTTCCCAAACTGATCTCTGATGTTTTGGGGGGAAGTGTAGTCTAAACAAAGTATCTGATGTCTGCTGTTTACCTTACTGTTACAACAGCAGCCTGAACACATGAAATGCCTTTTTCAATTGTCCGTAACATGTCAATAATGTGCTGATGTTATCATTGTCCAAACATTAGTGTTACAATGGCCCCCAAAATCTGAAATGTCTTTGTAAGAGATAAGACAAATATCTAGGAAAAGTTGTTCTGAAAGAAGGAATGAAGAATGTAAATTCAGCATACAACCCTCTGCATTATGCTTTCAGGACTCCCCATGAGCATGTTGACAGATcatgatgataatggatttatatcccgtcctccactccgaatctcagagcggctcacaatctcctttctctccctcccccacaacagacaccctgtgaggtgggtggggctgagagggcactcccaGCAGCtacccattcaaggacaacctctgccagagctatggctgacccaaggccgttccagcaggtgcaagtggaggagtggggaatcaaacccggttctctcagataagagtctgcgcacttaaccactacaccaaaccggtggGCTATCAtctttccccacaaaagacaccctgtgaggtgggtggggctaagagagctcttacagcagctgccctttcaaggacaacctctgccagagctatgggtgacccaagaccgttccagcaggtgcaagtggaggagtggggaatcaaacctggttctctcagataagagtctgcgcacttaaccactacaccaaactggcgggctatcatctctccccacaacagacaccctgtgaggtgggtggggctaagaaagctcttacagcagctgccctttcaagaacaacctctgccagagctatgggtgacccaaggccatgccagcaggtgcaagtggaggagtggggaatcaaacctggttctctcagttaagagtttgcacacttaaccactgcaccaaactggctccacaggAGAAGGCTGTATGATGCTGACAGTCAGGACTACCTACGTGAAAGAAAGTTGTGCATATTCGATCTTTCAGTCTGTTAAGGAAATGTTTAAACTGTAATTTTGAATTCATAATCCAAGCTCTGGTTGTCTcaattctcctctcccctgcGTTTGCTGTGCCTGTTCTATTTATTTGTCCTTTCTTTCCAAGACTATATAAGGTTTCAACTCTTTCTGGAATCTGGTTTTCCTTCAGGTGTAATATACAACTCAAGTGCTTGTCACAGGCTAAGCCATGTCATGGATTCTCCTCCTTCAGATTCTTCCAAGTTTGGAAACACAGGCTCTATGAGTGATGCTCTTTCAaagtctgagcattcaaaaggtttcttcccggtatggattctttgatgctgctgaagttGGCCCCTCTGACggaatttctttccacattctacgcattcaaaaggtttctcccctgtgtggattctctgatgctgttgaagagtgccactctgactgaatctctttccgcactctgagcattcaaaaggcctcTCACCCGTATGGATTCTTAGATGCTTCTTAAGAGTGCTAGTTAAACTGAATCGCTTTCCACactttgaacattcaaaaggcttctcccccgtatgggttcttagatgccgTTGAAGATTGGAACTCCGATTGAATTTCACTCCACATGCTgggcattcaaaagatttctcccttCTGTGAGTTTGTAGATGCTGGTGAAGATTGCCACTCCTACTGAATTTCtgtccacacactgagcattcaaaaggtttttcccccatGTGCGTTCtaagatgctgttgaagactgtcaGTTCGACTAAATTTCATTCCACACTCTAAACatacaaaaggtttctcccctgtgtggattctttgatgctgttgaagatggccactctgactgaatttctttccacatgcTGAGcaatcaaaaggtttctcccctgtgtggattctttgatgcttttgaagagtgccaccctgactgaatctctttccacactctgagcaagcAAAAGGCTTCTCGcctgtatgggttcttagatgcttctTACGACTGCTGGATGAACTGAAtcgctttccacactctgagcattcataacgcttctcccctgtatgggttttTAGATGCCGTTGAAGATTGGAACTACAACTGAACTtctttccacactttgagcatgcaaaaggtttctccccagtgcaGGTTTTAAGATGCCGTTGAAGAGTGTCAGCCCAACTGGATTtcattccacattctgagcattcaaaaggtttctcccttgtgtgaattATTTGATGCTCTTGAATATGGCCGCTCTGACTCTTTTCGCAGGCTGAGTGTTCAAAGGCTTTCTCCCCTCTGTGTATTTTGTGATGTACAAGGAACTGTGATGTGTATTTGAAATACTTTCCACACCAAAAAGGTTTACGTGCCTTCATTATACTGTGCTTTGGAAAAGGGATATTACCCTTTCTTCCATCAGAGAACGTTATTCCACTCTCCGAGCAAATAGATGGCTTCTCTCCTGAATGAATCCATTGATTTTGAACAAAATCTGATTTCTCTGAGAAGCTCTTGCTGCAGTCTGAAAAGCTATAAGGTTTCTCTGCCAAATGTGTTCTTAGATGTCTAAGCAGCTCTGCTcgccaaaggaagctcttttcACACTCCGGGCATTGATGGGTCTTTTTTCCACTGTGCATTTGTAAAGGGACACTATACTGAGTTTGATCAGAGATGTCTGTTCCATACTTGTATGTTTCATCTACCATGTGACTTATTTCACTTAAATCCCACCCCTGGCAAGGAATGGGTTTATTCCTCTTCTCAACCATGTGGCTTCCTTTCTGCCTCATAGGTCCAACTTGATTCGTGACGTTTTCCCTCAAGTCTTCATTCTTTACTTCATCTGGCAATAAGTAATGAAGTTCTTCTTCCTTCTTATTCCTCTGATCATCCCCTGCTGGAGTAGAGAGAGAGATCCCATTAGAATCATGCAAGGAAGTCTGAAACCTGGGTATTGGAGAGTGCTAACTTGACTGGTATACCTGGCTTTTCTCTgtttgtgtggggtttttttttatgagGCAGACACTATCTTGCTCAAGGTGAGTAGAAGGCAGCCTGTTAGGAGTTGGTctcttgccttttggggagacaGGAAGTTGCTACAACACTTTGTATATCCTGTTGTGCTCAACCAACTGTGCCTCAACTGAGAACATGTCTCTGTGTTTACTGGGCTGACAGACTCAGTGGGAATCTCTTCTGCCTTCTTGTggtgaggaagaagaaaagagattggatttataccgtgcccttctctcagagtctcagagcggcttacaatctcctttcccttcccctctccacaacagacaccctgtcaggtaggtggggctgagagagctatcagagagctgcttttgagaggaacaactctaagggacttatgactgacccaaggtcataccagcaggtgcaggtggaagagcaggaaatcaaacccagttctcccagattagagtacatgcacttaaccactacaccaaactggctcccagcgCTGGTCTTCCTCAGCACAAGAGTGTGCTGTGTGGTTTGGAATATTCCCCTTggctcacataagagaagccatgttggatcaggccaatggcccatccagtccaacactctgtgtcacatagtggccaaaaaaaccccaagtgccatcaggaggttcacaagtggggctagaagcccttccaattTGCCCACcctcccaagaatacagagcatcactaccccagacagttccaataatatgctgtggctaatagccactgatagacctctgctccatatttttatccaatcccctcttgaagctatctatgcctgtagccgccgccacctcccgtggcagtgaatttcacatgttaatcaccctttgggtgaagaagtacttccttctattcgttctaacctgactgctcagcaatttcattgaatgcccacgagttcttatattgtgagaaagggagaacagtgTTAACTGGTGGGACTGTCTGCTGCAGGCCACCCTTGCAAGCTAGAACAGCTCCAAATAAAGCACTCAAACCCATCTCCACCTAAGGTCTGAAGGCATCCAGATGATCACTGTAAGAAAGGGTTGATTTGCCTTTGGTCTTATCCAGCAtgtaaaccaccaccacccccttcccTGGAACATCCAGTATTAAGGATAGTGCAGCCACTCAACAGCCACAGCTGAGCTCGGCCCCAAAAGGAGCTTCCAAACCTCCAGATTCCAGcctccagaaggcctccctccctccttatccGGCAGACCTGATCATTCTACCAAATCCAagaatttcttaaaagtgaagAGGAAATGTCCCATGGGTATTCTTTGCCCATTTCCTTGACATATCCATGAAAGCTACCCACTTGCAAACAACTCACTGGGGACGGAAATAGCCTCTTGAGATCTCCCTGAGAAACTCTCCAGCCATTCTTCAGACACAAGGCCTTTGTCTGTCTCCACTGTAGTCTCTCTTATATTCCTGGCTTctttggcagagagagagagagagagacagagatgatcATTCTTTTATCAGGGAAGAAAGAAATCCAAGAAAGAGGGGAAATTCATCTGGAAGAACTGAACCAGTCAAAATCAAAGCAAAAATCCCAACCGGTATAAATGGGATGGATCCTTTCCAAATCACAGTCAGAGTGGATGtctgtagtggttaactgcgcaaactcctatctgggagaactgggtttgattcgccactcctccacatacacctggtgatgtgaccctgagtcagccacaagttctcgcacagctgttcctctgaagagcagtttgtcagaactctctcagctccacctacctcacagggtgtctattgtggggaggggaagggaaaagatattctaagccactctgaaactccttcaggtagtgaagggcggggtataaatccaatttcttcttcttatcccatcTGGAATAAGGGCACATGGTAAAGCAAGGGCGTTGGGACATGGGACAGAACTGGCCTACCTAGGGCTTTAATCCAGCCTGTGGctctcttttcccccctcccctcccctgcccgtCTTTGCCTTTCTGAACTGCTGCTGAGTTCAGAGATCAGACGGCAGAGCTTGCTTGGTTtccagcttgcttggtttcaTCTTCACTCACTTTCCTGTGCATGGTCAGGCTCCGCCTTTGGCTAGTATCTCCTCTGggctcacaccatcctcccctgCAGCTGATCATCATCTCCTGTACCAGGAAAAGTCTGTGTGCATCAGCTGGTGTTTTAAACCACTGGGAAAGAGAAGCCTCCCACCTGAGTCTGTGGGAAGAGAGAGAAACCTCCCCACTGCACACTGATTCTGGGGCCAGCTCAGTGTGTCTTTctttgccttctctatcccatgcataatcttgtaaacctctgtcatgtccccctcagtcgacgtttctccaatctaaagagccccaagcggtttaacttttcttcctagggaaagtattccaaccctttaatccttctagttgcccttttctgcacttttcccaatgctattatatcttttttgaagtgcggtgaccagaattgtactcagtattccaaataaggccgcacaatcaatttatacaggggcgttatgatactggctgatttgtttaaattcccttcctaataaccccCAGCATAGTGttcgccttttttattgcagtcgtacactgtctcgacattgtcagtgagttatctaccatgaccccaagatctctctcttgatcattCTTCTCCAGTTCACACTCCACCAGTTCACTATCCTTTTCCCTCCTCTTGCCTCTGGTTTGCAGAAATGCACAGATGTGTGTAGTAAAAGATAAATTTTGCTCACActcagaaaggaaaaggaaaattcACTCCGCTCTCTTGTGGGCATGGAGGTAGCAAATGGTGTTTTCTGGATCCGGGCCAGAGTGTAGAGGCCACCAATATTTGGTTCGCTCAGAGTCTGGTTTTTATCATGTTTACAGGTGTTTTGGTTGAAATTAGGGGAGAAAGAGAAGCCTTGGCACTGGCAGTTTTTCAGGAATGTGGATTTGTGAACATTTTTGTTCAAAGATATGGATATCCGATGTTTTGCGCATTTCTGGTGCTGTTTCCAACAAAGCAAAGTGTGGAAGATTTATGGTTCCCAGGAAGGCTATTTGCAAACCAAAAGTCTGTTTGGATATGGAGGGGGAAATTGCCTTTTTTTCTAGATAAAATCTAACTGCCTCtgatgaaagaaaaagaagaagatattggatttatatcccgccctccactccgaagagtttcagagcggctcacaatcttctttaccttcctcccccacaacagacaccctgtgaggtgggtggggctggagagggctctcacagcagctgccctttcaaggacaactcctaccagaactatggttgacccgaggccatgctagcaggtgcaagtggaggagtggggaatcaaacccggttctcccagataagagtccgcacacttaaccactaaaccaaactggctctcccaggagGAGTTGGGTGGTGTCCAGTGTGAAATGCAGCCAGAGTAGCTCTATTTATGCACACCCTTCTCAGATGTGTTTGGTTTCAACAGAATTAGCTGGCTTGATAAGATGTGGCAGAACTGGATGCACTGTTCCTTCCCTGAGGAGATCAGATAATAGAAATGTACAGtttctgagtgaccttgggtcagcctgtCTCtcccagcctaatctacctcacagggttgttagaaGGAAACTGAGGAAGGGAATAGGAATGGAGTAGGAAGACCTCctcctccatttgatcctcaaaacaacagccctgtgaggtaggttaggccgagcgtgtgtgattgacccaaggtcacccagcaagcttccatggcagagtggagatttgatctcagggtttcccagatcctaattagacaccacattggctctcataAGTAActccttccttttcccctttaCCCACAGGGGCTTATTATgagaaagacttcagcctgagaccctggagagtcactgcccctctgagtagacctgagggagggagaagctcacaatgcccaaccatttcatattttcccctgggTCAGATGAGAGTGGGTTGGGATAAGGGTTTGCCCCCTActccagaccagtgttccctctgagttagtgtgagctagctcgcaattttttagcttccagctcacacatttttgtctcagctcaggaaaaaaaggccctagagcaaactaatttatgcagtagctcacagctttaatgccagtagctcacaaagtagaatttttgctcacaagactccgcagcttagaggaaacattgctccagACATACTGCAGTGGAGGGAAGGGCAGGCCTCACAAAAAATATATTGCTTTTCAATATTTTGATTCATGCCTCATTCCAGTGGTAGCAATTTCCACCTTTGGCACctaccaaagaagaagaagactgcagatatataccccacccttctctctgaatcaaagactccgaatggcttacaattgcctatatcttctccccccacaacagaccctctgtgaggtgggtggggctgagagggctctcacagcagctgtcctttgaaggacaactccaaaggacagcagctgtcctttgaaGCCTTACCTagagaggccacattcccatagttctccagcatgacttccctgtagagagctctttggcctggatccagcagggcccactctgcctcagtgaaatacacggccacctcctcaaaggtaAATGgtgactgaaagaaaaagcagattcccttgtCACAGGTTATGTCAGGCAGTGACTATATTCTTGATGGGCATTCTGGGAGGGTGCAAGCTGTAGTTCTTAGTAAGCATAAGGAGAATGGGGTTCAAAGACTCTTTCAACTTGAACAGCAAGAGCAAAAGCCTTCATGAAAAAGGAGAGGGAACCATCTACCCCCTTTTATCCCACCTACCTGGACCAGGGGTGAAGAAAACATTTGCACTCCTTTGGGAAGATGATAGCTTGACAAGGTTTCTTCACCGCCTGCAAGGGAGACAAAATTGGGAAGATGAATTTTAGCCTCAACATATTTTGTTAAATTTTTTGTTATCATTATCATTTTGgttttttgcatttgtgtgtgtctgcacctgagagtcctgttgacctctggtggctgacccctactgggtattcaaagaggtggcttaataaagcctgcccctgaccTCCCAACTTGCTatttcaaggagatctcccatccaagtaccaaccaaagCTGAccttgcatagcttctgagatctgataagatcaggcttccctggactatccaggtcagggccaagtTGTAATTATTTTCGATAAGCTATGGAAGAGGAACGCCAGGTACCCATGAGCCTTCAAGGGGTTATAAATGCTGTTAACATGTTTCAGACTTCTGTCAAACTTGAAATGAGTCCTATGAACTCTAGAGCTCCAAgggttaaagcaggggtggccaaactgtggcttgggagccacatgctgctctttcatacatattgcgtggctctcaaggCTAGTTCTACTGCCCCatcagcctgcttggagaaggcatttctctctttaaatcacttctctaaatgAAGCCAACTGGCagtctggagaatgcatttaaagttgctttctttccacctctccctccctctattttccttccttccttcgtcttgtggctctcaaacatctgacatttattctatttggctcttacattaggcaagtttggccacccttgcctacTCAGCCATCCCACCCATTCTTGAGTTTGGACTGGCAGGGGAAAAAGAGGGGAGCCATAATCAGATTGCATGACACATCGTCATCACATCCAGCCGAAAAACCAAATGAGATTTTAGTGCACCAGCCAATGCTCTGGAACCTCTAGGGCACTATGAATGGATTTATACAGTGTCTGCTGATATTCTCATTTCACAAACAGGTCTTTGGCCGGGCAAGACATCATGCTCCAAACCTCATGGCCTGGTATCCCTAGTCCAGTATCCTCACTGTGGCCTGACTGATGCCCCTGCTGGGGCACAGAAGCCCAAAGACTGGCCTCTGGCAACAAGTTTTCAGAGGTATAGCTGCCCCAGAACAtgatatatatgtgtatgtgtgtgtaacaGGGCTGGCCATGCTTGCTTAATagaagagctacacagaataaatgtcagatgtttaagagctgtgagacatgaacatcagatgtttgagagctgcaagacaaggaaggaaggaaggaaaacagatgggggagggagaggtgaaaagaaagtaactttaactttaaatgcattccaggCCACTGCCTTGGTTTGgataaattatttaaagagacaaatgctttctccaagtcagccaatggggcagtggggacttccagagccacacaatatgtgtgaaaaagccacatgtgactcccgagccacagtctggccacccctgttatataaaATGCCATTGAGTCACAGCTGATATTTGGTGATTCCAGTTATTCTAGGCAAAAGACATTTGGGGTGTTATGCcatattgtctgcctctgcacagctACCCATGCAAGTGCGAACCAACTTAGCTTTTgctgagattgggctatcctgaGCCATCCAACTCAGGgggacatggaggttccccttattcactatggctaatagctgcACCCTGATtagttttccttttcttttttgagccacCTCGCATCCCTCTAACGGAAGGAAGGTGGGATGCAGTTGTTTTAGTTAAGAACATAATTGTCTCGATGAATCTGTCTACTCCCCCTTCAAGTGAGTGAgcagaagtacttcttttttctCCTGTCCCAAACTTTCTACCCAGCGACTTAcaaaatcaaagagttggaagggacctccagggtcatctagtccaatctcctgcacaatgcaggaaactcacaaatatctcccccacacacacccagtgacccctgaagatggcaaaaacccttcaggatccctggccaaactggcctggagaaaaattgctgcctgaccccaaagcggtgatcagcatttccctgggaatgtaagaatataagaaaagggTTAGGGATAGCaaggatataattaaatattgtaaccatatgttattaataaaattgtttaaaaggagAAAAGGCCATGAGGACTTGATAAGGGGCCCCAATCCTATCAGGGCAGGAGGCATCCTTACCATTTGACTGGGCATCTTGGGCACGTTTCTGGCTCTGTGCCCTCTGAGTTCCCTCTGACAGAGCTCCTTCTCCCCCAGAAAACTTCACTTCCATCTTTATGGATTGTCCGCCCATCTGAAACAACAGTGAGACTACTAAGAGAAGAAACGGAAGAGGCTGAGGAGATGGATCCTGCCCCATTCCGACTCCCCGTCCCTGCCTCAACCAGAAGAGCTGCTTCAACCATAGAGACAAGAATCAGGGCTGGGTTTTCTTCTCAGCCTAGTAAATTCTCTAGAGGCAGAACTAACTGGCAGGGAAGCCTTAGCATAAGGGCATTGCTTGAACTGAGTGAATGAAaacccctcacctgttctgcctgcctcttctcctctgcttgACTTAGGAGGAAGCCTTCAGCCAgagccactgcctgggaactggtctccggcccacattctCTGACCCAgttctgcatttcctggggcaggatggccaggaactgctccaggatcaccaggtccaggatctgcttcttggagcacttctctggcttcagccagtggttgcaaagtccatggagctggctccAAACCTCTCGGGGtccatcagcctcatggtagcggaactgccggaagcatcggCTACGTACATCTGCAGTCATAGTGTCCGCCTCAGCTGCTTCCCACAAT includes these proteins:
- the LOC132571303 gene encoding zinc finger protein OZF-like, which encodes MHSGKKTHQCPECEKSFLWRAELLRHLRTHLAEKPYSFSDCSKSFSEKSDFVQNQWIHSGEKPSICSESGITFSDGRKGNIPFPKHSIMKARKPFWCGKYFKYTSQFLVHHKIHRGEKAFEHSACEKSQSGHIQEHQIIHTREKPFECSECGMKSSWADTLQRHLKTCTGEKPFACSKCGKKFSCSSNLQRHLKTHTGEKRYECSECGKRFSSSSSRKKHLRTHTGEKPFACSECGKRFSQGGTLQKHQRIHTGEKPFDCSACGKKFSQSGHLQQHQRIHTGEKPFVCLECGMKFSRTDSLQQHLRTHMGEKPFECSVCGQKFSRSGNLHQHLQTHRREKSFECPACGVKFNRSSNLQRHLRTHTGEKPFECSKCGKRFSLTSTLKKHLRIHTGERPFECSECGKRFSQSGTLQQHQRIHTGEKPFECVECGKKFRQRGQLQQHQRIHTGKKPFECSDFERASLIEPVFPNLEESEGGESMTWLSL